The DNA segment AATGGTACCAATTGGTAACTATGAGCGTGTAATGCCGTTAGACATTATGGCAACGCATTTATTACGTGATTTAGTTGTAGGTGATACTGACAGTTCTCAAGCATTAGGTTGTTTGGAATTGGATGAAGAAGATTTGGGATTATGTACTTATGTTTGCCCAAGCAAATATGAGTATGGCCCAGCACTGCGCCAAGTCTTGACCAAAATTGAGCAGGAAGGGTAACTCATGGGTTTGAAAAATTTGTTTGAAAAAGTAGAGCACCATTTTGAGCCTGGAGGCAAATTAGCAAAATGGTACGTACTTTATGAAGCAGTGACCACGGTATTTTATACGCCAGGTACTGTCACGCGTAATGGTGGGCATGTTCGTGACACTATTGACCTAAAACGCATGATGATCTTAGTTTGGTTGGCTGTTTTCCCAGCAATGTTTTGGGGAATGTATAATGTCGGTCATCAAGCTATCCCTGCGCTGAATCAGTTATATAGCGGTGCAGAATTACAGCAAATCATTGCTTCAGATTGGCACTATCGCCTTGCTGAATTCCTTGGCGCATCATTAACAACAGATGCTGGATGGGCAAGTAAGATGCTACTTGGTGCAACTTACTTTTTACCTATTTATCTTGTTGTTTTTGCGGTGGGTGGATTTTGGGAAGTTCTTTTTGCCTTTATTCGTGGCCATGAAATTAACGAAGGTTTCTTTGTTACATCAATCTTATTTGCCTTGATCGTACCGCCAACATTACCACTTTGGCAGGCTGCATTAGGTATTACGTTTGGTGTTGTTATCGCGAAAGAAATCTTTGGTGGTACAGGGCGTAACTTCTTAAACCCGGCATTAGCAGGTCGTGCATTCCTGTTCTTTGCTTATCCAGCTCAAATTTCAGGTGATCTGGTTTGGACTGCGGCTGATGGCTTCTCTGGTGCGACACCATTATCACAATGGTCTGTATCGGGTCAAAGTGCGTTATTAAATACCGTCACTCAACAACCTATCTCTTGGATGGATGCTTTCCTTGGATATATCCCAGGATCGATAGGTGAAGTTTCAACACTGATGATTTTAATCGGTGGGGCTGTCATTCTTTTTGCTCGCATTGCTTCATGGCGTATTGTTGCTGGGGTAATGGTGGGTATGATTGCAATGTCATACCTGTTTAATTTTATTGGTTCAGATACTAATCCTCTCTTCTCAATGCCTTGGCACTGGCACTTAGTATTAGGTGGTTTTGCTTTCGGTATGATGTTTATGGCAACAGATCCAGTATCCGCATCGTTTACCGATAAAGGTAAATGGGCTTACGGTATTTTGATTGGCGTAATGGCTGTGCTTATTCGTGTCGTCAATCCGGCTTACCCAGAAGGTATGATGCTGGCAATCTTATTCGCAAACTTATTTGCACCACTGTTTGATTACGTGGTTGTTCAGGCGAATATTAAGCGGAGACAAGCTCGTGGCTAAAGAGAAAAACAAAGATAGCGTCGCAAGAACGTTCCTCGTTGTATTTATTCTATGTCTTGTGTGTTCCGTGGTAGTAGCAGGAGCAGCCGTTGGACTGAAGTCTAAACAAGAAGAGCAAAAACTTCTTGATAAACAACGTAATATTCTTGATGTTGCGGGTCTGCTCGTACCTAAAATGAGTGCGGCAGATGTACTGAAAGTGTATGACACTCGCATTAAAGCCAAAATTGTTAATTTCCAGACAGGTGAACTGACTGATAGTAAAGGCAATTTTGATTTAAACGCGGCATTACGTAGTGATGATACTTCCATTGCATTATCTCCAGAAGAAGATCTTGCAAAAATTCGCCGACGTTCAAATACCGCAGAAGTATATTTTGTTCTTGATGAACAAGGCAAAACGACTGAAGTCGTTCTACCTGTTTATGGTTCTGGCTTATGGTCTGTGATGTATGCATTTATTGCGGTTGATATTGATGGTGTGACTTCTAAAGGTATTACCTATTATGCTCATGGTGAAACACCGGGCTTAGGTGGTGAAGTTGATAACCCACAATGGAAAGCACAATGGAAAGGTAAGCGCTTAATTAATGAAGAAGGCGTACCTGCTATTAAGATTGTGCGTAGTGGCGCAGCAGCTGGCAACCCTTATGGTATTGATGGGCTTTCTGGTGCGACGCTGACCTCAAATGGTATCCAGCATATGTTCGACTTCTGGTTAGGCGAAAAAGGTTTCGGCCCATTCCTGAAAAAAGTGCGTGAAGGAGAGATCAATGGCTGATACAAAAGAAATTAAACGAGTTTTACTTGGGCCATTGTTAGATAACAACCCGATTGCCTTACAGGTATTAGGTGTGTGTTCTGCATTGGCGGTAACAACAAAACTTGAAACCGCATTGGTGATGACAATTGCGGTAACTCTGGTTACTGCATTCTCAAGCTTCTTTATTTCACTTATTCGTAATTACATACCAAGTAGCGTTCGTATTATTGTTCAAATGGCGATTATTGCTTCATTAGTTATCGTTGTTGACCAAATACTGCAAGCTTATGCGTATGAAATTTCTAAGCAACTTTCTGTTTTCGTTGGTCTTATTATTACTAACTGTATTGTAATGGGGCGTGCTGAAGCTTATGCGATGAAAGCACCTCCTATTGAAAGCTTTATGGATGGTATTGGTAACGGCTTAGGATATGGCGTTATCTTGATCCTTGTTGGTTTTTTACGTGAACTTTTTGGTTCTGGTAAATTATTCGGCATTACAGTGATGGAGTCTATCCAAAATGGTGGTTGGTATCAGCCAAACGGTTTATTCCTGTTAGCACCAAGTGCGTTCTTTATTATTGGTTTGCTAATTTGGGGATTACGTACATTAAAACCTGCACAGGTTGAAGAGGACTAATCGCCATGGAACATTATATAAGCCTGTTTGTTCGTGCTGTTTTTATTGAGAATATGGCGCTCGCATTCTTCTTAGGGATGTGTACATTCCTCGCCGTTTCTAAAAACGTAAAAACAGCGTTTGGATTAGGTATCGCTGTTACCGTTGTTCTAGGTCTTTCTGTACCGTTGAATAACTTGGTTTACAACTATGTGTTACGTGATAATGCATTAATGGAAGGTGTTGATTTAAGTTTCTTAAACTTTATCACTTTCATTGGTGTGATTGCGGCACTGGTACAAATCCTAGAAATGATTTTAGACCGCTATTTCCCTTCGCTGTATAACGCACTAGGGATCTTCTTGCCACTTATTACCGTTAACTGCGCCATTTTCGGTGGTGTGTCATTTATGGCACAACGTGACTATAACTTTAGTGAATCGATTGTTTATGGTTTCGGCTCTGGGATTGGTTGGATGTTAGCCATCGTATTACTGGCTTCTATCCGTGAGAAAATGAAGTACGCGGATGTACCGGCAGGTATGAAAGGGTTAGGCGTTACTTTTGTCACCACAGGGTTGATGGCATTAGGTTTCATGTCCTTCTCTGGTGTTCAGCTATAAAGGGTGAGAAGAACTCATGGATATAATTATTCTAGGTGTCGTGATGTTTACCCTGATTGTATTGGTATTAACAGCGTTGATTTTGTTTGCAAAATCAAAACTGGTCAATACAGGGGATATTTCAGTTGAGGTCAATGGAGACCCAGAAAAAAGTTTTGATGCACCAGCAGGTGATAAATTACTTAACGTATTATCAAACGAAGGTATTTTTATTTCTTCAGCTTGTGGTGGCGGTGGCTCTTGTGGTCAGTGCCGCGTTAAAGTGCTGGAAGGTGGCGGTGATATTTTACCGACAGAACTTTCACATATTAACAAACGTGAAGCTAAAGAAGGTTGTCGTTTAGCGTGTCAGGTAAACGTAAAAAACAACCTGAAATTAGAATTACCAGAAGAAATCTTTGGTGTTAAAAAGTGGGAATGTGAAGTTATCTCAAATGATAATAAAGCCACTTTTATTAAAGAATTAGTGTTAAAAATTCCTGAAGGTGAGGTTGTACCTTTCCGTGCTGGTGGGTTTATTCAAATTGAATGTCCTCCTCATACGGTACGTTATGAAGATTTTGATGTACCAGAAGAGTATCGTGAAGATTGGGATAAATTTAATTTGTTCCGTTATGTTTCTGAGGTT comes from the Proteus appendicitidis genome and includes:
- a CDS encoding NADH:ubiquinone reductase (Na(+)-transporting) subunit B translates to MGLKNLFEKVEHHFEPGGKLAKWYVLYEAVTTVFYTPGTVTRNGGHVRDTIDLKRMMILVWLAVFPAMFWGMYNVGHQAIPALNQLYSGAELQQIIASDWHYRLAEFLGASLTTDAGWASKMLLGATYFLPIYLVVFAVGGFWEVLFAFIRGHEINEGFFVTSILFALIVPPTLPLWQAALGITFGVVIAKEIFGGTGRNFLNPALAGRAFLFFAYPAQISGDLVWTAADGFSGATPLSQWSVSGQSALLNTVTQQPISWMDAFLGYIPGSIGEVSTLMILIGGAVILFARIASWRIVAGVMVGMIAMSYLFNFIGSDTNPLFSMPWHWHLVLGGFAFGMMFMATDPVSASFTDKGKWAYGILIGVMAVLIRVVNPAYPEGMMLAILFANLFAPLFDYVVVQANIKRRQARG
- a CDS encoding Na(+)-translocating NADH-quinone reductase subunit C → MAKEKNKDSVARTFLVVFILCLVCSVVVAGAAVGLKSKQEEQKLLDKQRNILDVAGLLVPKMSAADVLKVYDTRIKAKIVNFQTGELTDSKGNFDLNAALRSDDTSIALSPEEDLAKIRRRSNTAEVYFVLDEQGKTTEVVLPVYGSGLWSVMYAFIAVDIDGVTSKGITYYAHGETPGLGGEVDNPQWKAQWKGKRLINEEGVPAIKIVRSGAAAGNPYGIDGLSGATLTSNGIQHMFDFWLGEKGFGPFLKKVREGEING
- a CDS encoding NADH:ubiquinone reductase (Na(+)-transporting) subunit D, whose amino-acid sequence is MADTKEIKRVLLGPLLDNNPIALQVLGVCSALAVTTKLETALVMTIAVTLVTAFSSFFISLIRNYIPSSVRIIVQMAIIASLVIVVDQILQAYAYEISKQLSVFVGLIITNCIVMGRAEAYAMKAPPIESFMDGIGNGLGYGVILILVGFLRELFGSGKLFGITVMESIQNGGWYQPNGLFLLAPSAFFIIGLLIWGLRTLKPAQVEED
- the nqrE gene encoding NADH:ubiquinone reductase (Na(+)-transporting) subunit E, which encodes MEHYISLFVRAVFIENMALAFFLGMCTFLAVSKNVKTAFGLGIAVTVVLGLSVPLNNLVYNYVLRDNALMEGVDLSFLNFITFIGVIAALVQILEMILDRYFPSLYNALGIFLPLITVNCAIFGGVSFMAQRDYNFSESIVYGFGSGIGWMLAIVLLASIREKMKYADVPAGMKGLGVTFVTTGLMALGFMSFSGVQL
- the nqrF gene encoding NADH:ubiquinone reductase (Na(+)-transporting) subunit F — protein: MDIIILGVVMFTLIVLVLTALILFAKSKLVNTGDISVEVNGDPEKSFDAPAGDKLLNVLSNEGIFISSACGGGGSCGQCRVKVLEGGGDILPTELSHINKREAKEGCRLACQVNVKNNLKLELPEEIFGVKKWECEVISNDNKATFIKELVLKIPEGEVVPFRAGGFIQIECPPHTVRYEDFDVPEEYREDWDKFNLFRYVSEVKETTVRAYSMANYPEEHGIIMLNVRIATPPPRNPDVPPGIMSSYIWSLKPGDKVTISGPFGEFFAKKTDAEMIFIGGGAGMAPMRSHIFDQLKRLHSKRKISFWYGARSVREMFYTEDFDMLAKENENFTWNVALSDALPEDNWTGYTGFIHNVLFENYLKNHPAPEDCEFYMCGPPVMNAAVIKMLKDLGVEDENIMLDDFGG